The Paenibacillus sp. MBLB1832 genome has a window encoding:
- a CDS encoding anti-sigma factor, with product MKIVHYTEQDWLLYGEGHLLLEQQSEMEDHLYRCDVCLASYMTYVEQLSSRMCLDVEQPDAYMLSVLQRTVGMKPAWYRSTMFHYGIAAAATLILVATGFFHGLSQELGSVGAYKPAPPLETPSSLEAQVPLSNHLVNKTLSWLDTLQNKEGGLAP from the coding sequence ATGAAAATTGTTCATTATACCGAGCAGGACTGGTTGTTGTATGGGGAAGGACACTTGCTTCTAGAGCAGCAAAGCGAGATGGAGGACCACTTGTACCGCTGCGATGTATGCCTTGCCAGCTATATGACTTACGTAGAGCAATTGTCCTCACGCATGTGCCTGGATGTTGAACAGCCAGACGCTTATATGCTAAGCGTTCTGCAAAGGACGGTCGGCATGAAGCCTGCCTGGTACCGCTCTACCATGTTCCATTACGGCATAGCCGCGGCTGCGACGCTTATTCTGGTAGCCACAGGCTTTTTCCATGGCTTATCACAAGAATTAGGATCTGTCGGGGCATACAAGCCCGCTCCTCCTCTAGAAACGCCGTCGTCCCTTGAGGCTCAGGTTCCACTTTCCAATCATCTCGTGAACAAAACGCTTTCCTGGTTAGATACGCTACAAAACAAAGAAGGAGGCTTAGCACCTTGA
- a CDS encoding small acid-soluble spore protein P produces MSKPKSYSAGDNIVNSGNVKNRNNPGGNQEPLSGSKKVKNQNHHGGHAAEGHGHGGD; encoded by the coding sequence ATGTCTAAACCAAAATCATATTCGGCTGGCGATAATATTGTGAACAGCGGAAATGTCAAAAACCGAAATAATCCTGGCGGCAATCAGGAGCCGCTATCGGGTTCGAAGAAAGTGAAAAATCAGAATCACCACGGCGGACACGCGGCAGAGGGGCATGGGCACGGCGGCGACTAA
- the pdxT gene encoding pyridoxal 5'-phosphate synthase glutaminase subunit PdxT: protein MTKIGVLALQGAVAEHIRGIEKAGAEGVVVKRTEQLAELDGIILPGGESTTIGKLMRTYGFIDALRDFSAAGKPIFGTCAGLIVIAKEITGQPEAHLGLMDITVARNAFGRQRESFETDLPIKGIDENVRAVFIRAPLIEKVGSGVDVLATYDGQIVAAQQGHLLAASFHPELTDDFRLHSYFLDMIKQSQA from the coding sequence ATGACGAAGATTGGGGTTCTCGCGCTGCAAGGCGCGGTAGCGGAGCATATCCGCGGTATTGAAAAAGCAGGCGCAGAAGGTGTCGTTGTGAAACGCACGGAGCAGCTTGCTGAGCTGGATGGCATCATCCTTCCTGGCGGGGAAAGCACGACGATCGGTAAGCTCATGCGGACGTATGGCTTCATCGACGCGCTGCGTGATTTCTCCGCGGCAGGTAAGCCGATCTTCGGCACCTGCGCGGGTTTGATTGTGATCGCGAAAGAGATCACTGGGCAGCCAGAAGCTCACCTTGGGCTGATGGACATTACGGTGGCTCGCAACGCGTTCGGTCGTCAACGCGAAAGCTTTGAGACGGACTTGCCGATCAAAGGCATTGACGAGAACGTTCGCGCGGTCTTCATTCGGGCCCCACTCATTGAGAAAGTGGGATCAGGGGTAGATGTGCTGGCGACGTATGACGGCCAGATCGTGGCCGCGCAGCAAGGGCATCTCCTTGCGGCGTCGTTCCATCCAGAGCTGACCGATGATTTCCGTCTGCATAGTTATTTCTTAGACATGATTAAGCAAAGTCAAGCCTAA
- a CDS encoding D-alanyl-D-alanine carboxypeptidase family protein, with translation MRLLRFTKKKVALLLGVSLIAQSLLLHIQPTYAADDKKPAASPTPAATATKPTPANNEPQPLAKSAIIMEASTGAVLYQMNADEAFPPASMAKMMTEYLAMESIKEGKFKWDSPVTASKNAADVIGSGQLIAENETLTFKDMFNAMSIYSANDASVAFAELLGGTEENFAKMMNEKAKQLGMSDKAHFISATGLSRADLKNPPASIDGETKMTARDAAILAYNILKDHKEILEFTKIPSLKLRPTDKSPMINWNWMLEGNATNTNFKKYAYQGLDGLKTGSTDDAGYCFTGTAERNGMRIITVVMGTKTEPERFNETRKLLDYGFNNFEMKPFLNAKQPIDSLKSVNIKKGVQMEVPLVTKTGLTFVARKGAKDSDFVIKAEAVEESKLVAPIAKGDTLGKVKVSYNGQEKTVDLIADGDVEKASWIRLLFRSIKNFFSDMFNGIKGGS, from the coding sequence GTGAGATTGTTACGTTTTACAAAGAAAAAGGTTGCTTTATTGTTAGGTGTTAGCTTAATTGCTCAATCCTTACTTTTACATATACAGCCAACCTACGCGGCAGATGATAAGAAACCAGCAGCGTCACCGACGCCTGCTGCTACGGCAACTAAGCCGACACCTGCGAACAATGAACCACAACCCTTAGCGAAATCTGCGATCATTATGGAAGCGAGTACAGGAGCCGTTCTTTATCAAATGAATGCCGACGAAGCATTTCCGCCAGCCAGTATGGCGAAGATGATGACGGAGTATTTGGCTATGGAGAGCATCAAGGAAGGAAAGTTCAAATGGGACTCACCTGTAACGGCTAGTAAGAACGCAGCAGACGTCATTGGCTCAGGCCAGTTAATTGCTGAAAATGAAACACTGACATTCAAGGATATGTTTAATGCGATGTCCATCTATTCCGCTAACGACGCTTCAGTTGCTTTTGCTGAACTGTTAGGTGGTACGGAAGAGAATTTTGCGAAAATGATGAATGAAAAGGCGAAGCAGCTGGGTATGTCCGATAAGGCGCATTTCATTAGTGCGACAGGTCTTTCACGCGCTGATCTCAAAAATCCGCCAGCCTCGATTGACGGTGAGACGAAGATGACGGCGCGCGATGCGGCAATCCTTGCTTATAACATTTTGAAGGACCATAAAGAAATTCTTGAATTTACGAAAATTCCTTCTCTGAAGCTGAGACCGACAGATAAATCCCCGATGATCAACTGGAACTGGATGCTGGAGGGGAATGCGACGAATACGAATTTCAAAAAGTATGCCTACCAAGGTCTAGATGGCTTGAAAACAGGCTCAACGGATGATGCAGGCTATTGCTTCACAGGAACGGCAGAACGCAATGGTATGCGTATTATTACTGTCGTTATGGGGACTAAAACAGAGCCTGAACGTTTCAATGAAACACGGAAGTTGCTTGATTATGGGTTTAATAATTTCGAGATGAAGCCTTTCTTAAATGCGAAACAACCGATAGATTCCTTGAAAAGTGTGAACATTAAGAAAGGTGTACAAATGGAAGTACCGCTCGTGACCAAAACAGGTCTAACTTTTGTTGCTAGAAAAGGTGCGAAAGACTCTGATTTCGTCATTAAGGCAGAAGCTGTTGAAGAAAGTAAGCTCGTAGCTCCGATTGCGAAAGGCGACACGTTGGGTAAAGTGAAAGTAAGTTACAATGGACAAGAGAAAACCGTTGATCTGATTGCCGATGGCGATGTTGAAAAAGCAAGCTGGATCCGACTCCTGTTCCGATCCATTAAAAACTTCTTCAGCGATATGTTTAACGGAATCAAAGGCGGCTCTTAG
- the guaB gene encoding IMP dehydrogenase, with the protein MRDDKFGKEGLTFDDVLLVPRKSEVFGKEIDVSTVLAPGVKLNIPFISSAMDTVTESALAIAMAREGGIGIIHKNMPIELQAEHVDRVKRSESGVITNPFSLTPEHHVYDAEELMAKYRISGVPIVNGENRLVGILTNRDLRFVHDYSIKIKEVMTQEGLVTAPVGTTLQQAEGILQKHKIEKLPLVDENFGLKGLITIKDIEKAIQFPNSAKDAQGRLLVGAAVGVSKDVLERAAALVKAGIDVIVVDSAHGHHINIAETVKKLRAQYPELPIIAGNVATGDGTRDLIKAGASMVKVGIGPGSICTTRVIAGIGVPQVTAIYDCAQAAAEFGVPIIADGGIKYSGDVVKAIAAGASAVMIGSLFAGTDESPGESEIFQGRKFKVYRGMGSLGAMKEGSKDRYFQENESKLVPEGIEGRVAYKGPLADTVYQLVGGLRSGMGYCGARNIQSLIHDTQFIRITGAGLKESHPHDIQITKEAPNYSL; encoded by the coding sequence GTGAGGGATGATAAGTTTGGTAAGGAAGGCTTAACGTTTGATGATGTGTTGTTGGTGCCGAGGAAGTCAGAAGTTTTCGGTAAGGAGATCGACGTTTCAACGGTTCTCGCACCAGGTGTGAAATTAAATATCCCATTCATTAGCTCGGCGATGGATACGGTGACGGAGTCTGCGCTGGCGATTGCGATGGCTAGAGAAGGCGGAATCGGGATTATTCATAAGAATATGCCGATTGAGCTGCAAGCCGAGCATGTTGACCGTGTGAAGAGATCGGAAAGTGGCGTTATTACGAACCCCTTCTCCTTAACACCAGAGCATCACGTATATGATGCGGAAGAGCTGATGGCGAAATACCGCATTTCAGGTGTGCCGATTGTGAATGGCGAGAACCGATTGGTTGGGATTTTGACGAACCGTGATTTGCGTTTTGTTCATGATTATTCCATTAAAATTAAAGAAGTGATGACCCAGGAAGGGCTTGTTACCGCGCCAGTAGGGACAACGCTTCAGCAAGCGGAAGGCATCCTTCAGAAGCATAAAATTGAGAAATTACCTTTGGTGGACGAGAACTTTGGTCTCAAAGGGCTAATTACGATTAAAGATATCGAGAAAGCGATCCAATTCCCTAACTCAGCGAAGGATGCGCAAGGTCGCTTGCTTGTCGGTGCAGCTGTTGGTGTTTCCAAAGATGTGCTAGAGAGAGCGGCAGCGCTTGTTAAGGCTGGTATTGATGTCATTGTGGTAGATTCGGCGCACGGGCATCACATCAATATCGCAGAGACAGTAAAGAAGTTGAGAGCACAATATCCTGAGCTGCCAATCATTGCGGGCAATGTGGCAACTGGTGATGGTACGCGTGACTTGATTAAAGCTGGGGCTTCCATGGTGAAAGTAGGGATCGGCCCTGGTTCGATCTGTACAACGCGTGTCATCGCAGGGATCGGTGTACCGCAGGTTACCGCGATTTATGATTGCGCGCAGGCAGCTGCAGAGTTTGGCGTTCCAATTATCGCCGATGGCGGTATTAAGTACTCCGGCGATGTGGTTAAAGCGATCGCGGCGGGTGCTAGTGCGGTGATGATCGGCAGTCTATTTGCGGGAACGGATGAGAGTCCGGGTGAGTCTGAGATTTTCCAAGGACGGAAGTTCAAGGTATACCGCGGTATGGGCTCCTTAGGCGCTATGAAGGAAGGCAGCAAGGACCGGTATTTCCAAGAAAACGAGAGCAAGCTTGTTCCTGAGGGCATCGAGGGTCGTGTGGCGTATAAAGGGCCATTGGCCGATACAGTATACCAACTGGTAGGCGGACTTCGTTCAGGCATGGGTTATTGCGGTGCGCGGAACATTCAGTCGCTGATCCATGATACACAGTTCATTCGCATCACGGGCGCTGGTTTGAAAGAAAGCCATCCGCACGATATCCAAATTACGAAGGAAGCACCGAACTATTCGCTATAA
- the pdxS gene encoding pyridoxal 5'-phosphate synthase lyase subunit PdxS — protein METGTSRVKTGMAEMQKGGVIMDVMNAEQARIAEAAGASAVMALERVPADIRAAGGVSRMADPTIVEEVMKVVSIPVMAKARIGHFVEARVLESLGVDYIDESEVLTPADEVFHINKREFTVPFVCGCRDLGEALRRIGEGASMLRTKGEPGTGNIVEAVRHMRQIQGQIRKVQSMSLDELMFEAKTLGAPYELMLQVHQTGKLPVVNFAAGGVATPADAALMMHLGSDGVFVGSGIFKSDNPEKFAKAIVEAVTHYTDYKLIAEISKNLGTPMKGIEISKLQASERMQERGW, from the coding sequence ATGGAAACAGGAACTTCCCGTGTTAAAACTGGTATGGCCGAAATGCAAAAAGGCGGCGTGATCATGGATGTCATGAACGCTGAGCAAGCTAGAATCGCAGAAGCAGCAGGCGCATCCGCTGTTATGGCGCTTGAGCGCGTACCCGCTGATATTCGTGCAGCAGGCGGCGTATCCCGCATGGCTGACCCAACGATTGTAGAAGAAGTAATGAAAGTCGTCTCCATCCCTGTCATGGCGAAAGCAAGAATCGGACACTTCGTTGAAGCTAGAGTTCTTGAATCCCTTGGCGTTGACTATATCGATGAGAGTGAAGTACTAACGCCTGCGGACGAAGTATTCCACATTAACAAACGTGAATTCACGGTTCCGTTCGTCTGCGGTTGCCGCGATCTCGGTGAAGCGCTGCGCCGTATTGGTGAGGGTGCGTCCATGCTTCGTACGAAAGGTGAGCCAGGAACTGGTAACATTGTTGAAGCGGTACGTCACATGCGTCAGATTCAAGGTCAAATCCGTAAAGTTCAAAGCATGTCTTTGGACGAATTGATGTTCGAAGCCAAAACGCTTGGCGCTCCTTACGAGTTGATGCTTCAAGTTCACCAAACAGGTAAACTGCCTGTTGTTAACTTCGCAGCTGGCGGTGTTGCTACACCTGCTGATGCAGCGTTGATGATGCACCTTGGTTCTGATGGTGTATTCGTTGGATCTGGTATTTTCAAATCCGACAACCCAGAGAAATTCGCGAAAGCGATCGTTGAAGCTGTTACACACTACACAGACTATAAATTAATTGCTGAAATCTCCAAAAACCTCGGTACCCCTATGAAGGGAATCGAAATTTCCAAGCTTCAGGCTTCTGAGCGTATGCAGGAGCGCGGCTGGTAA
- the serS gene encoding serine--tRNA ligase, with the protein MFDVKLLRSDLAAVQAAMQNRGKQIEELNGFTELDLKRRELLQETEQLKNRRNTVSQEVAGRKRSGENADELIQEMKVVGDRIKELDDEIRVLDESLQQVLLSIPNMPHASVPLGLSEEENVEVRRVGEIPQFNFEVKPHWEVAQDLGILDFEAAAKVTGSRFVFYKGLGARLERALINFMMDLHSEEHGYEEMLPPYIVNRDSLTGTGQLPKFEEDVFKLENSEYFLIPTAEVPVTNYHREDILTAEQLPVNFVAFSACFRSEAGSAGRDTRGLIRQHQFNKIELVKLVKPEDSYEELEKLTGHAERVLQLLQLPYRVLSLCTGDIGFTSAKTYDLEVWLPNSGAYREISSCSNFEDFQARRANIRFRRDAKAKPEFVHTLNGSGLALGRTVAAILENYQQADGSIVVPDVLVPYMNNVKVITKK; encoded by the coding sequence TTGTTTGATGTCAAGTTACTTCGAAGTGATTTAGCAGCTGTACAAGCTGCCATGCAAAACCGTGGCAAGCAGATCGAAGAGCTGAACGGTTTTACAGAGTTAGATTTGAAGCGCAGAGAACTGCTGCAAGAAACAGAGCAGTTGAAAAACCGTCGCAATACGGTTTCCCAGGAAGTGGCTGGGCGCAAAAGATCCGGTGAAAATGCAGATGAATTGATTCAAGAAATGAAAGTGGTCGGAGACCGCATCAAAGAGCTCGATGACGAGATTCGCGTCTTGGACGAGTCTTTGCAGCAGGTGCTCCTATCGATCCCGAATATGCCGCATGCCAGCGTCCCTTTGGGCCTCTCTGAGGAAGAGAATGTGGAAGTTCGCCGGGTTGGCGAGATTCCGCAGTTTAATTTTGAAGTGAAGCCGCATTGGGAAGTTGCACAGGACCTAGGTATTTTGGATTTCGAAGCCGCGGCAAAGGTCACTGGATCGCGCTTCGTGTTCTACAAAGGGCTAGGCGCTCGCCTAGAGCGTGCTTTGATCAACTTTATGATGGACCTGCACAGTGAAGAGCATGGCTATGAAGAGATGCTCCCTCCTTACATCGTGAATCGTGACAGCTTAACGGGCACAGGACAACTTCCGAAATTTGAGGAAGATGTGTTTAAGCTGGAGAACTCGGAATATTTCTTGATTCCGACAGCGGAAGTGCCTGTCACGAATTACCATCGTGAGGATATTCTGACGGCTGAACAACTGCCTGTGAATTTCGTGGCGTTCAGCGCTTGTTTTCGTTCGGAAGCAGGATCGGCTGGCCGCGATACGCGCGGTTTGATCAGACAGCACCAATTCAACAAAATTGAGCTTGTAAAGCTGGTTAAGCCCGAAGACTCCTACGAGGAGTTGGAGAAGCTTACAGGGCATGCTGAGCGCGTTCTACAGCTGTTGCAGCTGCCTTACCGTGTGCTGTCCCTCTGCACAGGCGATATTGGCTTCACATCAGCGAAAACATATGATCTAGAAGTCTGGCTGCCGAACAGTGGTGCGTACCGTGAAATTTCAAGCTGTTCGAACTTTGAGGACTTCCAAGCTCGCAGAGCGAATATTCGCTTCCGTCGGGATGCGAAAGCAAAGCCGGAATTCGTACATACACTGAATGGATCAGGCTTAGCGCTTGGCCGTACGGTGGCAGCTATTCTTGAGAATTACCAGCAAGCAGATGGCTCAATTGTGGTGCCAGACGTGCTTGTTCCTTACATGAACAATGTAAAAGTAATCACGAAAAAATAA
- a CDS encoding MFS transporter: MTTRPISSYRIPLFCAVTLLFWMSMYTSVPIMAPYVEYLGGSHQMAGWIVGMYGISQMMLRIPVGIMSDRFHKRRLFITFGLLFTAVTGLGLWFTHDFTWILILRALAGAAAATWVDFTVLFTSYYQHEESTKAIGTISFFNSFGQVLGILSAGWAADMLGWESVFILGAVLGILGMIGSFFLIEKVEKDAPKITMRGIANVATDRTLLFVSLLAILSQVLIFATVFGFTPVYATQLGADKFDLSLLSLFANVPVAFASLFGGRRWAIRYGEKRMVVAGFLLMGVFTFTVPFTHHLWTLMITQALAGFGRGLSFTLLMGMSIKHMPADKRATAMGFFQAIYGLGMFIGPVFMGIIGDYFSLNQGFILLGVLGVTSALLSYVFVRSSTTKRPLASNGSTIAR, from the coding sequence ATGACAACTCGCCCTATTTCATCCTATCGAATCCCGTTATTCTGCGCTGTTACGCTGCTTTTCTGGATGTCGATGTACACTAGTGTTCCCATCATGGCGCCCTATGTAGAGTACCTTGGAGGCAGCCATCAAATGGCTGGCTGGATTGTCGGCATGTACGGCATTTCGCAGATGATGCTCCGCATCCCCGTTGGCATTATGTCGGATCGCTTTCACAAAAGACGGCTGTTCATCACCTTCGGCCTGCTGTTCACGGCCGTCACGGGACTCGGGCTGTGGTTTACCCACGATTTCACTTGGATATTAATTCTTCGCGCTCTCGCAGGCGCCGCAGCGGCGACATGGGTGGATTTCACGGTCCTCTTCACAAGCTATTACCAGCATGAAGAGTCAACAAAGGCGATCGGGACGATCTCCTTTTTCAACTCGTTCGGGCAAGTGCTGGGTATTCTGAGCGCAGGCTGGGCGGCAGATATGCTAGGCTGGGAATCGGTGTTCATTCTGGGCGCTGTGCTCGGCATACTCGGCATGATCGGCTCTTTCTTCCTCATTGAAAAAGTGGAAAAAGACGCGCCGAAAATTACGATGCGCGGCATCGCGAACGTGGCGACGGATCGCACGTTATTGTTCGTTTCACTGCTTGCGATTTTATCGCAGGTGCTGATCTTTGCAACGGTGTTTGGCTTCACGCCAGTCTATGCAACACAGCTCGGGGCGGATAAATTCGACCTCTCGCTGCTCTCCCTCTTCGCGAACGTCCCCGTTGCCTTCGCCTCCTTGTTCGGTGGACGACGCTGGGCGATCCGTTACGGGGAGAAGCGCATGGTCGTGGCGGGTTTCCTGCTGATGGGCGTGTTCACCTTCACGGTACCGTTCACCCATCACCTCTGGACTCTCATGATCACGCAAGCCCTGGCAGGCTTCGGACGCGGGCTTTCGTTCACCCTTCTCATGGGGATGAGCATTAAGCATATGCCTGCGGATAAGCGGGCGACGGCGATGGGATTTTTCCAGGCCATCTATGGTCTAGGGATGTTCATAGGCCCTGTATTCATGGGCATTATCGGCGACTATTTCTCGCTGAATCAAGGTTTTATTCTCCTTGGCGTTCTTGGCGTGACCAGCGCGTTGCTGTCCTATGTATTCGTACGGAGCTCAACAACCAAACGACCATTAGCATCAAACGGTTCTACGATAGCAAGATAA
- a CDS encoding YheC/YheD family endospore coat-associated protein yields the protein MDKRPLIGIMVSNRRSRKRILDLCQRYHNLNLKLFAFTPRDILWKKQRIIGLSLKKDKWTQNSFPFPHVVYNRCYNKKPNTIQRLEAVIGRNKCFNHINFFNKWDLNKRLVQSELQPYVPNTFLYKEVEISKLLESYKLIFIKPIYGNKGTSVYRVERMDNDDIHISLHSLAPTYICRNNESIGEKLDNLLCRKTYMVQQGIPMLGLDHPYFDIRVLVQKGLIGEWSISTIVSRVAHKRYFNTSMCEYIYEAVEVLRQLFSLEQVNDILQSLRDVSVKAAQEAEIQMGSLGELSVDFVIDQDSKLWIIELNGKPQKSIYNDIKSFKGKKLIYSRPLEYAYYLSQS from the coding sequence ATGGACAAGCGCCCATTGATAGGAATTATGGTTAGTAATAGGCGAAGTAGAAAAAGAATTTTGGATCTTTGTCAGCGTTATCACAATCTAAACCTAAAACTTTTTGCCTTCACTCCAAGAGATATACTGTGGAAAAAGCAACGAATTATCGGACTTAGCTTAAAAAAGGACAAATGGACACAAAATTCGTTTCCTTTTCCGCATGTCGTCTACAACCGTTGTTACAACAAAAAACCAAACACCATTCAACGCCTTGAAGCAGTCATAGGCAGGAACAAGTGTTTTAACCATATTAATTTTTTTAATAAATGGGATCTCAATAAACGACTCGTACAATCAGAACTACAACCCTATGTACCGAACACATTTCTATACAAGGAAGTGGAAATCTCAAAACTATTAGAATCCTATAAACTTATTTTTATAAAGCCGATCTATGGAAATAAAGGAACGTCTGTATATCGAGTCGAACGAATGGATAATGACGATATACACATCTCATTGCACAGCTTAGCTCCAACATATATTTGCAGAAACAATGAAAGCATTGGGGAGAAATTGGATAATCTTCTTTGTCGAAAGACATACATGGTCCAGCAAGGGATTCCAATGCTTGGACTTGATCATCCGTATTTTGATATCCGGGTCCTTGTTCAAAAGGGGCTTATTGGGGAGTGGTCGATTTCCACTATAGTAAGCAGAGTTGCTCACAAACGATACTTTAACACAAGTATGTGTGAGTACATCTATGAGGCAGTAGAAGTTCTCCGCCAATTATTTTCGCTGGAACAAGTGAATGACATACTTCAATCTCTTCGCGATGTAAGTGTAAAAGCCGCACAAGAAGCAGAAATTCAAATGGGTTCACTGGGAGAATTGAGTGTGGATTTTGTCATTGACCAAGACAGTAAGTTATGGATTATTGAACTGAACGGTAAACCCCAAAAAAGTATATACAATGACATAAAGAGTTTTAAAGGAAAAAAACTGATATATAGTAGACCCTTGGAATATGCCTACTACCTCTCTCAATCATAA
- a CDS encoding putative glycoside hydrolase, producing MKIKSSMRWFNKVCLCSLVTLMVNGCSAKIEEARDDTNPLHALSNVGSIGPAHVAKQESKKIPVAVAAPPPFQKKERPIVKGIYVSAWSSVGSKFEQLIDLVDRTDLNTMVIDVKNDSGQVTYPSAVPLVNEIGANSHVIIQDMKAKLQRLKGKHIYTIARLVVFKDPYLSKKKPAYAMKSRNGGIWKDAKGIVWVDPFKKDVWDYNIEIAKEVASLGFDEVQFDYVRFPENGKKVDQEVQFDNPQKMTKAQDIAAFLQKAREGIGGRADISADVFGLTTSLPDDMGIGQDWGMISKQVNYISPMLYPSHYTTGIYGVKYPDLQPYAIIHKAIQDANGKNRQLQLSGQAIAQIRPWYQDFTATWVKPHKKYGVIDVKEQIKAARELGVEQFLLWNPSSTYSYR from the coding sequence ATGAAGATAAAAAGCAGCATGAGATGGTTCAACAAGGTATGTCTTTGTTCGTTAGTAACGCTGATGGTTAATGGTTGCTCCGCGAAGATCGAAGAAGCCAGGGATGATACGAATCCCCTACATGCCTTGAGCAATGTAGGCAGTATCGGGCCAGCCCATGTCGCCAAACAGGAATCTAAAAAGATACCAGTTGCTGTCGCGGCGCCGCCGCCTTTTCAGAAAAAGGAAAGACCGATTGTGAAAGGCATTTATGTGTCTGCATGGTCCTCCGTAGGAAGTAAGTTTGAGCAACTGATTGATCTCGTCGATCGTACCGATTTGAACACGATGGTGATCGATGTGAAGAACGATTCTGGTCAGGTGACCTACCCCTCTGCGGTACCTTTGGTTAATGAGATCGGGGCGAATAGCCACGTGATTATACAAGATATGAAAGCAAAATTACAACGATTGAAGGGGAAACACATTTATACCATAGCAAGGCTGGTGGTGTTTAAGGATCCCTATTTAAGCAAGAAGAAGCCTGCTTATGCAATGAAAAGCCGAAACGGAGGCATATGGAAGGATGCTAAGGGGATCGTTTGGGTAGACCCTTTTAAGAAGGATGTATGGGATTATAATATTGAAATTGCCAAGGAAGTAGCGAGTCTGGGATTTGATGAGGTTCAGTTTGATTATGTGAGGTTTCCTGAGAATGGGAAGAAGGTCGACCAGGAGGTTCAATTCGATAATCCTCAGAAGATGACGAAGGCGCAGGATATCGCGGCGTTTTTACAGAAGGCAAGGGAAGGAATAGGGGGGAGAGCAGATATATCGGCAGATGTATTCGGCCTCACAACGTCGTTACCCGACGATATGGGGATCGGTCAAGATTGGGGCATGATCAGTAAACAAGTGAATTATATATCTCCGATGCTGTATCCATCTCATTATACAACGGGGATCTATGGGGTCAAATATCCAGATTTGCAGCCTTATGCTATCATCCATAAAGCTATTCAGGACGCTAACGGGAAGAATCGGCAGCTTCAGCTGTCGGGCCAAGCAATTGCTCAAATTCGGCCATGGTATCAGGATTTTACTGCGACATGGGTGAAGCCACATAAAAAGTATGGTGTGATTGATGTGAAGGAACAAATTAAAGCTGCTAGGGAATTAGGAGTTGAGCAGTTCCTTTTGTGGAATCCGAGCAGTACGTACTCTTATCGTTAA
- a CDS encoding RNA polymerase sigma factor yields MVYSCGEEEKHIEEITLIDRIRTGDESAFRELVTMHRSYIFQTIFAVVRHKKDAEDLSQEVWTRIYFSLPQYEGKGFKTWITRIAVNRAIDFKRASSRRKEDFIAEIEEAVPMTGAPPLEQGVEHEILLRETTAFVREKLHQIPPNYQDVLQAYYIHHQSYQDIAHAQGITIKTVESKLYRAKMWVRNHWKEEEFR; encoded by the coding sequence ATCGTCTATTCATGCGGAGAGGAGGAGAAGCATATTGAGGAGATCACCCTAATTGATCGCATTCGCACAGGCGATGAGTCGGCGTTCCGTGAGCTTGTTACGATGCATCGGTCGTATATTTTTCAAACGATCTTTGCTGTCGTACGCCACAAAAAGGATGCCGAAGACTTATCCCAAGAGGTTTGGACCCGCATTTACTTCTCCCTCCCTCAGTATGAAGGAAAAGGATTCAAAACCTGGATTACCCGCATCGCGGTGAATCGCGCCATTGATTTTAAGCGCGCGTCCAGTCGGCGCAAGGAAGATTTCATCGCCGAGATCGAGGAGGCGGTGCCCATGACGGGAGCACCGCCGCTGGAGCAAGGCGTGGAGCATGAGATTTTGCTCAGGGAAACAACCGCGTTCGTCCGTGAGAAGCTGCACCAAATACCGCCAAATTATCAGGATGTGTTACAGGCCTATTATATCCATCACCAATCCTATCAAGATATCGCCCATGCCCAAGGCATTACGATTAAAACCGTGGAATCCAAGCTGTACCGAGCCAAGATGTGGGTACGAAATCACTGGAAGGAGGAGGAGTTTCGATGA